The Xanthomonas rydalmerensis genomic interval GAGGAAATCGAACGCATCGGTTGGTGCTTGCAGCAGTTCCGGCAGCAAGCCGCGACGCAGCCCGAGGCCGGCGCTGGCCGCAGCAAGGGGGCTCGGTTCAGAGGCTGCCACCGCATTTGCCCTCGCCGCACTTGCCTTCGGCCATGGCCTTGTCGTCGTGCTTGGCCTGGGGCGTGGCGGCGCCAGCGGCCGCCTCGGGCTTGGCCGGCGTCGCCGCCGGGGCGTGCGCGCCGCAACTGCCGTCGCCGGCCTTGGCGCCGCAGCCGCCTTCGCTGGCCTTGGCCGGATCGGCGGCCTGCCTGGCCTGCGCCGGTGGCGCGGGCGTTGCCGGCGCGGTCGCCTCGGTGCTTTGCGGCGGGGTGACGGCAGCCTGCGCGCCGAGCGCATAGCCCTGGGCGAGATCGGTCATGGCCAGGGCGGAGGCGGACAGGCCGATGCCGCCGAGCAGGACCGCACCGGCGAGGGCAGGGGACGGGCGGGGCGATCTGGACATGGGCAGGCTCCTGGCGATGGGATGACACCAGCCGCGGCGGCCGGCGCTGGGCCAAGCCTACCCGCTGCGGCTCGCCCGCGGCAAAGCGCATTGCACATGCGGTCGCTGCGCCGCGCACGCTGTCCGTGCTGGCGCGCGCGGCGCAGTCGCGCCTCAGCGTGCTGCAGTCGCTGCAGGTGGGACGGAGGGCACGGGCTGCCAGCCGCCTCCCAGTGCCCTGAACGCCGCCACGGCGGCATGCGCCGCGTCGGCCTGCGCTTGGGCTCTCGCGTCCGATGCCTGCAGCAGCGTCGCGTCGGCCTGCAGCACCTCGATCAGGCTCGCGGTCCCGTGCTGATACGCCGCGAACGAGGATTGCCTGGCACGGGACAGCGCAGCTTCGCCTTGCGTCAACCTCGCGCTCTGTTCGCCGCGGTTGAGCACGGCAGACAAGGCGTTCTCGACGTCCTCGGTCGCGCGCAAAACGGCCTGGCGGTAGGCGGCCAGCGCTTCCGCATCCTGCCCCTTGGCGAGCGCGATCTGCGCGTTGATGCGGCCGAAGTCGAACAGCCGCCAGCGCAGGCCCAACACGGCCGACGCCTGGTTCGCGCCGCCGTCGAACAGATGGCCGGCGGAAATCGCCGTGGCGCTTCCCAGCAGGCCGCTGAGCGAAAACGTGGGGTAGTACGCCGCGATCGCCGCACCGATGCGCGCATTGCTCGCCGCGAGCCGGCGTTCGGCCACGATCAGGTCCGGGCGTCGCTGCAGCAGATCGGCGGGCGAGCCCATGTCGGCGATCCGTGGCGGCGAGGGAATCGGCGCGAGCGCGCTGAGTTCGCCGCGATGCGTTCCCGGCGGAACGGCCAGCATCACATCCAGTGCGTTCATGGCGGCTTCGAGGCCGGTCTGCAGCGCGGGAACGGTCGCTTGCACGCCTGCCAGCGCGCCTTCCGCTTGCCGGAGCTGGTAATCGGCGGCCAGTCCCTTGTCGTACAGGCGCTGCACTTTCGCCACCAGGTCGCGCTGGATCTGTACCTGTCGCTCGGCGATCGCCAGGCGGGTCTGCAAGCCACGGATGGCGATGTAGAGGTCCGCGGTCTGCGCCGCCACGGCCAGCCGCGTTGCCGCGGCACCGGCATGCGTGGCCTGGTAATCGGCCAGCGCCGCCTCGCGGCCGCGGCGCAGGCCGCCGAACAGGTCGATCTCCCAGCTTGCGCCAAGGTTGGCCTCCTCCGCATTGCCCCAGCGATCGAAACCCGGCGTGGCCGCAAGGACCTGACCGAGTGGGGTCTGGACCGATTGATAGGCACGCGCGGCCGAGCCGCTGATCTGCGCCGACGGCAGCAACGTCGCCGTGGTGGCACCCAGCGCGGCGCGTGCCTGGGCAACACGGGCCGCGGCCTGGGCCATGTCGAGGTTCTGGTCGATCGCCAGCCCGACGAAGTGGGTCAGCAAGGGATCGTCGAAGCCCTGCCACCACGTCGCCAGATCGGCAGCCGGCGCGCCATCGCCGCGGTCCGTTGCCGCCTTGCCCAGGTAGCGAGCAGGCATCGGCGCATCGGGTCGGTGATAGTCCGGGCCGACAGCGCAACCTGCCAGCACGCTGGCGCAGAGGAGCGGGGCGAGAGAGCGGCGGGGCAGCATGCGGGGCCTTGGGCTTGGTAGGGCGTGACCATATTATGAAACGGTCACTCGTTGTCAAGCTGGAGCGGCTTACGTAAGCTTCGAAAATGAGCAAAGCACATACGTCTGCGCCGCAACTGCGGGGACCTTCGGACCATGACGTCCGCGATCAGATCGTCGAGGCGGCGACCGACTATTTCGGCCGTTACGGTTACGGCAAGACCACCGTGTCCGAGCTGGCCAAGGCGATCGGGTTTTCCAAGGCCTACATCTACAAGTTCTTCGATTCCAAGCAGGCGATCGGCGAGGTCATCTGCTCCAATCGTCTGAGCGCGATCATGGTGGCGGTCGACGCCGCCGTCGCCGATGTTCCCGCGGCGGCGGAGCGTCTGCGCCGGATGTTCAAGGCGCTGGCGGAAGCCGGCAGCCACCTGTTCTTCCAGGAGCGCAAGCTCTACGACCTCGCCGCCACCTCCGCCAGCGAGTCGTGGCCGGCGGTCGGCGCCTACGAGGCCCATCTGAAGGCGCTGGTGCTGCAGATCGTGCGCGATGGCCGCGACGCGGGGGAATTCGAACGCAAGACCCCGCTGGACGAGGCCGTCAACGCCATCTATCTGGTCATGCGCCCATACGTCAATCCGCTGTTGCTGCAGCACAACCTGGACAACGTCGCGGATGCGACGACGCAGTTGTCCAGCCTGATCCTGCGGAGCCTGGCGCCTTAGTGAGCCTCTATGACTATTGACTAATTTGGTCACAAGTAAAAGAATGGGGGCGCCAGTTCTTCCTCAGAAGGGTTCCCATGCGTCGGCGCCGGTTCGCTTTACCTGTCGTCTGTCTGTTCCCGCTTGTCCTGACCGCATGCGGTAACGATCACTCCGCCGATCCGCGCACCGAGGCGCCGCATGTCCGGGTCGCGGTGGTGCGCGCGGCCGCGGCGTCCTCGCAGTCGTTCTCCGGCGTGGTGGCGGCGCGAATCCAGAGCGACCTGGGGTTCCGCGTGCCCGGCAAGGTGCTGGAACGCCTGGTCGATACCGGACAGAACGTCAGGCGTGGGCAGCCGCTGATGCGCATGGATCCGGTCGATCTCGGCCTGCAGGCACGTGCACAGCAGGAGGCGGTGGCGGCAGCGAAAGCGCGCGCCGGGCAGACGGCCGAGGACGAGGCGCGTTATCGCGACCTGGTCGCCGAGGGCGCCGTTTCCGCCTCCGCCTACGCGCAGATCAAGGCCGCCGCCGACGCGGCACAGGCGCAGCTGAAGGCCGCCGAGGCGCAGGCCGACGTCGCCAGGAACGCGTCCGCTTACGCGCTGCTGCTGGCCGATGCGGATGGCGTGGTGGTCGAGACGCTCGCCGAGCCCGGCCAGGTGGTCAGTGCCGGGCAACCGGTCGTGCGTCTGGCGCGGGCGGGCCAGCGCGAAGCCCTCGTGCATCTGCCCGAGACGTTGCGGCCGACCCTCGGGTCGATCGCGCAGGCGACCCTGTACGGCGGCGACCGGCAGGCGGCAGTACCGGCGACCCTGCGCCAGCTGTCGGATGCATCGGATCCAGCGACGCGGACGTACGAAGCCCGCTACGTGCTCGGCGGAGCGCTCGCCCAGGCGCCGCTCGGGGCCACGGTCACCGTGCACCTCGCCGGCCGCGACGATGCCTCGCAGGCCCTGCAGGTGCCGATCGGCGCGTTGTTCGACGCCGGCAAGGGGCCGGGTGTCTGGGCGATCGAGGGCACGCCGGCAAGGACGGCCTGGCGACCCGTGCAGGTCCTCGGCGTGGCGGACGACACCGTGCAGGTGGCGGGCAAGCTCAGGGCCGGCGATCGGGTGGTGGCGCTGGGCGCGCATCTCCTGCATGCCAGCGAGATCGTCAGGCCGATCGAGCAGGCCACGGCGGTCGCGGTCGGAGCGCGTCCATGAGCGAGGGGCGTTTCAACCTTTCCGCGCTCGCGGTCCGCGAGCGCTCGATCACCCTGTTCCTGATCTTCCTGATTTCCGTGGCGGGGATCGTCGCGTTTCTCCATCTCGGGCGCGCGGAAGACCCGCCGTTCACGATCAAGCAGATGACGGTCGTCACCGCCTGGCCGGGCGCGACCG includes:
- a CDS encoding HvfA family oxazolone/thioamide-modified RiPP metallophore — its product is MSRSPRPSPALAGAVLLGGIGLSASALAMTDLAQGYALGAQAAVTPPQSTEATAPATPAPPAQARQAADPAKASEGGCGAKAGDGSCGAHAPAATPAKPEAAAGAATPQAKHDDKAMAEGKCGEGKCGGSL
- a CDS encoding efflux transporter outer membrane subunit; this translates as MLPRRSLAPLLCASVLAGCAVGPDYHRPDAPMPARYLGKAATDRGDGAPAADLATWWQGFDDPLLTHFVGLAIDQNLDMAQAAARVAQARAALGATTATLLPSAQISGSAARAYQSVQTPLGQVLAATPGFDRWGNAEEANLGASWEIDLFGGLRRGREAALADYQATHAGAAATRLAVAAQTADLYIAIRGLQTRLAIAERQVQIQRDLVAKVQRLYDKGLAADYQLRQAEGALAGVQATVPALQTGLEAAMNALDVMLAVPPGTHRGELSALAPIPSPPRIADMGSPADLLQRRPDLIVAERRLAASNARIGAAIAAYYPTFSLSGLLGSATAISAGHLFDGGANQASAVLGLRWRLFDFGRINAQIALAKGQDAEALAAYRQAVLRATEDVENALSAVLNRGEQSARLTQGEAALSRARQSSFAAYQHGTASLIEVLQADATLLQASDARAQAQADAAHAAVAAFRALGGGWQPVPSVPPAATAAR
- a CDS encoding TetR/AcrR family transcriptional regulator encodes the protein MSKAHTSAPQLRGPSDHDVRDQIVEAATDYFGRYGYGKTTVSELAKAIGFSKAYIYKFFDSKQAIGEVICSNRLSAIMVAVDAAVADVPAAAERLRRMFKALAEAGSHLFFQERKLYDLAATSASESWPAVGAYEAHLKALVLQIVRDGRDAGEFERKTPLDEAVNAIYLVMRPYVNPLLLQHNLDNVADATTQLSSLILRSLAP
- a CDS encoding efflux RND transporter periplasmic adaptor subunit, which gives rise to MRRRRFALPVVCLFPLVLTACGNDHSADPRTEAPHVRVAVVRAAAASSQSFSGVVAARIQSDLGFRVPGKVLERLVDTGQNVRRGQPLMRMDPVDLGLQARAQQEAVAAAKARAGQTAEDEARYRDLVAEGAVSASAYAQIKAAADAAQAQLKAAEAQADVARNASAYALLLADADGVVVETLAEPGQVVSAGQPVVRLARAGQREALVHLPETLRPTLGSIAQATLYGGDRQAAVPATLRQLSDASDPATRTYEARYVLGGALAQAPLGATVTVHLAGRDDASQALQVPIGALFDAGKGPGVWAIEGTPARTAWRPVQVLGVADDTVQVAGKLRAGDRVVALGAHLLHASEIVRPIEQATAVAVGARP